The Euwallacea fornicatus isolate EFF26 chromosome 38, ASM4011564v1, whole genome shotgun sequence genome includes a region encoding these proteins:
- the LOC136349492 gene encoding uncharacterized protein: protein MSPASLDALEIERYIGACLFSHNHSKNFTKDRDAFPRSPVYSQNGFVNFQNGPSAERWAGGAPLISFAGCHRGNRRQNHDETATNHHLAQLAVHTQGAPLILTKYYHHRKHRANKSGNVVQQTKIFENSNNRKPCPDSVSEGSSNSVKGVDSVSVTSDESSASQNSETCLPRIIKPRKRRKKDRKPLPHVNRSHHLNQSGDTANIPDQTSLANLSPYFPYFEPFELFQNNNLNDEASSSQTFDFLGEISETPKLHHSFEDVEEGQDVNGNQPISTCQCRYCDPEGQIWDVDRSCYSPFLTPPKSFDFSSLFSSFSSQPSIYDNLQNQLAELSLNDEDKCKPPFSRSTSSSSSSSFSSSGDLEVSTEIVTSPNGHRDLEIKFWLSGSVDSKSAPRNSGSSG from the coding sequence ATGAGCCCCGCGTCGCTGGATGCCTTAGAAATTGAGCGATACATCGGCGCTTGTCTTTTTTCGCATAACcattccaaaaatttcaccAAAGATCGGGATGCGTTTCCACGTTCTCCGGTTTATTCCCAGAATGGTTTCGTGAACTTCCAGAACGGCCCTTCGGCAGAGAGATGGGCAGGTGGTGCACCCCTAATATCTTTTGCCGGCTGCCACAGAGGAAACCGCAGGCAGAACCATGACGAAACCGCCACCAACCATCACCTGGCTCAGCTAGCCGTCCATACCCAGGGAGCTCCGCTCATTCTTACAAAGTATTACCATCACCGGAAACATCGGGCCAATAAAAGCGGTAATGTGGTGCAGCAGACTAAAATCttcgaaaattcaaataacagGAAGCCGTGTCCAGACTCTGTGAGTGAAGGAAGTAGTAATAGTGTTAAAGGGGTGGACTCTGTTAGTGTTACTAGTGATGAGAGTTCTGCGTCGCAGAATTCGGAAACTTGTTTACCTCGGATTATAAAACCAAGGAAGAGACGGAAAAAGGACCGAAAGCCTCTGCCTCACGTAAACCGTTCCCATCACCTCAATCAGAGTGGGGATACCGCAAACATACCCGATCAAACTTCTTTGGCAAATTTGTCGCCCTACTTTCCCTACTTTGAGCCGTTCGAACTGTTTCAAAACAATAATCTTAATGACGAAGCTTCGTCTTCCCAAACTTTCGATTTCCTAGGAGAAATCTCCGAAACTCCTAAACTACATCACTCCTTCGAAGACGTCGAAGAGGGTCAAGATGTAAACGGCAACCAGCCGATCAGCACGTGCCAGTGTCGCTATTGTGATCCCGAGGGCCAAATTTGGGACGTAGACAGGAGTTGTTACTCCCCATTCCTGACCCCTCCGAAATCGTTCGATTTCTCCAGTTTGTTCTCTTCTTTTTCGTCTCAACCTTCCATTTACGATAATCTTCAGAATCAACTTGCAGAGCTGTCCTTGAACGATGAGGATAAGTGTAAACCGCCCTTTTCCAGGTCCACGTCGTCATCGTCTTCGAGCAGCTTCAGTTCCAGTGGGGACTTGGAGGTTTCTACGGAAATTGTGACATCGCCCAATGGGCATAGAGACTTGGAAATCAAGTTTTGGTTGAGTGGGAGTGTGGACTCGAAAAGTGCACCTCGGAACTCCGGTAGTTCGGGATAA